From Calothrix sp. PCC 6303, a single genomic window includes:
- a CDS encoding thioester reductase domain-containing protein: protein MVSPKKSMTAEEIQVWMAGKLAELLKVEVDEVDVNLPLEDYGLDSARAMVLVGQVEKKLGVELSPVLLWHYPTIAALSVRLAEDSEDVSDAKSTGVSVVKPLDISVDLGAEVVLDPSIYPAKNSFRFNGEPENVFVTGATGFLGGFIIYELLKQTSCDVYCLVRAANTEAGKIKLKKNLEQYAIWDDEFEPRIIPILGDLSQPLLGISQEGFEMLAANMDAIYHSAATLNYVYPYSALKTANVLGTQEVLRMACMIRVKPVHYVSSVAVFESSAYAGKIVKEDDAFEHWQGIFLGYSQTKWVAEKLVKAASDRGLPVTIHRPPLIGGDSQTGVCNGDDFINLMIKGCIQMGAFPDVDYKMDFSPVDYVSKAIVHLSRQKESLGKAFHLQHPQPVPLKELVEWISSFGFSVKSIPYKEWQQKLTEITDNSNPLYTLRPFLLERWSKEQLTIPDLYLQTQRPIISCQATLHALSGSGVSCPPIDSRLFMTYSAYLIQSGFLSFGS from the coding sequence ATGGTATCTCCTAAAAAATCTATGACTGCTGAAGAAATTCAAGTTTGGATGGCTGGTAAGTTGGCGGAACTTTTGAAGGTGGAGGTTGATGAGGTTGATGTTAATTTGCCTCTGGAAGATTATGGTTTAGATTCTGCACGGGCAATGGTTTTGGTGGGACAGGTGGAGAAGAAGTTGGGTGTGGAATTATCTCCGGTTTTACTTTGGCATTACCCTACTATTGCTGCTTTATCTGTACGTTTGGCGGAGGATTCGGAAGATGTTAGTGATGCGAAGTCAACGGGTGTTAGTGTTGTTAAACCTTTGGATATTTCTGTTGATTTAGGGGCAGAAGTAGTTTTAGATCCGAGTATTTATCCAGCGAAGAATTCTTTTAGGTTTAATGGTGAACCAGAGAATGTTTTTGTCACTGGTGCAACTGGGTTTTTGGGTGGTTTTATTATTTATGAATTACTCAAACAAACAAGTTGTGATGTTTACTGTTTGGTTCGAGCAGCTAATACTGAAGCTGGTAAAATTAAGCTGAAGAAAAATTTGGAACAGTACGCAATTTGGGATGATGAGTTTGAACCCCGAATTATTCCAATTCTGGGTGACTTGTCTCAACCTTTGTTGGGTATTAGTCAAGAAGGTTTTGAGATGTTAGCGGCAAACATGGATGCAATTTACCATAGTGCTGCAACTCTAAATTATGTCTATCCCTATTCGGCTTTGAAGACTGCTAATGTTCTTGGTACTCAGGAAGTATTGAGAATGGCTTGTATGATTCGGGTGAAACCTGTTCACTATGTTTCTAGTGTGGCAGTATTTGAATCATCCGCATATGCTGGTAAAATTGTCAAGGAAGATGATGCATTTGAACATTGGCAAGGAATTTTCCTCGGTTATTCCCAAACTAAATGGGTTGCAGAAAAGCTCGTGAAGGCAGCAAGCGATCGCGGTTTGCCTGTAACTATACATAGACCGCCATTAATTGGTGGAGATAGCCAAACTGGGGTCTGTAATGGGGATGATTTTATCAACCTCATGATCAAGGGTTGTATCCAGATGGGTGCTTTCCCTGATGTGGATTATAAGATGGATTTCTCCCCTGTTGACTATGTGAGTAAGGCAATTGTTCACCTTTCTCGGCAGAAAGAATCCCTCGGTAAAGCTTTCCACCTGCAACATCCCCAACCTGTTCCTTTGAAGGAGTTGGTGGAATGGATTAGTTCTTTTGGCTTTAGTGTGAAGTCTATTCCCTACAAGGAATGGCAACAAAAACTCACCGAAATCACCGACAACAGCAATCCCCTATACACTCTACGTCCTTTCCTCCTCGAACGTTGGTCTAAGGAACAATTAACAATCCCCGACCTATATCTACAAACCCAAAGACCAATCATCAGCTGTCAAGCCACATTACATGCATTATCAGGCAGTGGTGTATCTTGCCCTCCCATTGATTCTCGCTTGTTCATGACCTACTCTGCTTACTTGATTCAATCAGGTTTCTTGAGTTTCGGTTCATAG
- a CDS encoding PfaD family polyunsaturated fatty acid/polyketide biosynthesis protein, whose amino-acid sequence MKTVDTVTNPRDNGLKFNTFSFYQNQVWKGSTDCISFDQNSIKEKLLNLNQPCYVVRVDGRIGIANGGYAAPQDDAKTGEVELITAVPPIKIQNLGDPNFLSFYGTKYAYMTGAMAGGIASAEMIIALGKAKLMGSFGAGGLTPSRLEAAINQIQSALINEPYCFNLIHSPNDLAIERRAVDLYLKYGVRVVEASAFLDLTPNIVYYRAAGLGLNSANEIEIRNKVIAKVSRREVATKFLQPAPIKILQDLVNQGLISELQANLAARLPVADDITVEADSGGHTDNRPLVCLLPSMLALRDEIQAKYQYEKPIRIGVAGGISNPQSALAGLMMGAAYIVTGSVNQSCVESGSCEHTKKLLAQAEMADMMMAPAADMFEMGVKLQVLKRGTMFPMRAQKLYELYRTYDSIDDIPMAEREKLEKQIFRQSLSEVWEGTVSYLSQTNPEKLAKAVNNPKLKMAAIFKWYLGLSSRWSSSGEKGREVDYQIWCGPAMGSFNEWVKGTYLEEANNRLVVDVANQIMSGAAYLYRVQSLRVQGLQIGDCYGQFYPQVSSLE is encoded by the coding sequence GTGAAAACTGTAGATACAGTCACAAATCCACGCGACAATGGCTTAAAATTTAATACCTTTTCCTTCTATCAAAATCAGGTTTGGAAAGGTTCTACCGATTGCATATCTTTTGATCAAAATAGCATCAAAGAAAAATTACTTAATTTAAATCAACCCTGTTATGTAGTTCGTGTTGATGGCAGAATTGGGATTGCGAATGGTGGTTATGCAGCACCTCAAGATGATGCTAAAACTGGAGAAGTAGAATTAATCACCGCAGTTCCCCCAATTAAAATTCAAAATTTGGGAGATCCTAATTTTCTCTCCTTCTACGGTACCAAATATGCCTACATGACAGGGGCAATGGCTGGGGGAATTGCCTCAGCAGAAATGATTATTGCCCTAGGAAAAGCCAAATTAATGGGTTCATTTGGTGCTGGGGGTTTAACTCCAAGTCGTCTAGAAGCTGCCATCAATCAAATTCAATCAGCTTTAATAAATGAGCCATATTGTTTCAATTTAATTCATAGTCCTAACGATTTAGCAATTGAACGTCGTGCTGTAGATTTATATCTCAAATATGGTGTTCGAGTTGTTGAAGCTTCCGCTTTTCTTGATTTAACACCCAATATTGTTTATTATCGGGCTGCTGGATTAGGATTAAATTCAGCAAATGAAATCGAAATTAGAAATAAAGTTATTGCTAAGGTTTCTCGGCGAGAAGTTGCCACAAAATTTTTGCAACCAGCGCCAATAAAGATTCTTCAAGATTTGGTCAATCAAGGTTTAATTAGTGAACTTCAAGCTAATTTAGCTGCACGATTACCTGTTGCTGATGATATCACTGTGGAAGCTGATTCGGGAGGACATACAGATAATCGTCCTTTGGTATGTTTACTGCCTTCAATGTTAGCTTTGCGTGATGAAATTCAAGCTAAATATCAATATGAAAAACCAATTAGAATTGGTGTAGCTGGTGGAATTTCTAACCCTCAATCGGCTTTAGCTGGTTTGATGATGGGTGCGGCTTATATAGTTACTGGTTCGGTAAATCAATCATGTGTTGAATCTGGTAGTTGTGAGCATACTAAAAAGCTCCTAGCACAGGCGGAAATGGCTGATATGATGATGGCACCAGCAGCCGATATGTTTGAAATGGGTGTGAAATTACAGGTGCTGAAACGTGGGACTATGTTCCCAATGCGCGCACAAAAGTTATATGAATTATATCGGACTTATGATTCTATTGATGATATTCCGATGGCTGAAAGGGAGAAGTTAGAAAAGCAGATTTTTCGCCAGAGTTTGAGTGAAGTTTGGGAAGGAACTGTGAGCTATTTATCACAGACTAATCCGGAGAAGTTAGCGAAGGCTGTTAATAATCCTAAGTTGAAGATGGCTGCGATTTTTAAATGGTATTTGGGACTTTCTTCTCGATGGTCTAGTTCTGGGGAAAAGGGTCGGGAAGTTGATTACCAAATCTGGTGCGGTCCGGCGATGGGTAGTTTTAATGAATGGGTTAAAGGGACTTATTTGGAGGAGGCTAATAATCGTTTGGTTGTTGATGTTGCTAATCAGATTATGAGTGGTGCTGCTTATTTATATCGAGTTCAAAGTTTGAGGGTTCAAGGGTTACAAATTGGCGATTGTTATGGTCAGTTTTATCCTCAGGTTTCGAGTTTGGAGTAA